One Spinacia oleracea cultivar Varoflay chromosome 4, BTI_SOV_V1, whole genome shotgun sequence DNA segment encodes these proteins:
- the LOC130471751 gene encoding uncharacterized protein, with the protein MTTGRFASLPTGRGGHATRKRSSSQAKASSPKRSKNDAAKTAQEKVKDVYASVDKPLQTSGAGKKIAEQPAQSVEILDADLLSKLNRKQVLSDLISDPIHPVPVSRHSPSMNRSASSASKYGVIVRSGGFIEDKTVVLSPDILAGLAAAPGHAEEHWQPQNDVLRGESILFDRPKDGGTLGYRSLRQVVTPADGMPQEIETPAAQLMHDLYSVTQSATELVECYRSYQRRLKRSQAEKEKLQTDLAESVRTEGDCRKEIARLELDVIAAGNRKAELELLPAKLTAEEQKTAELQIKLDAALQAA; encoded by the exons ATGACTACTGGCAGGTTTGCTTCTCTTCCTACCGGTCGGGGGGGACATGCTACTCGGAAGAGGTCTTCCAGCCAGGCGAAGGCCAGTTCTCCCAAACGGTCAAAAAATGACGCTGCGAAGACAGCGCAGGAGAAGGTGAAAGACGTCTACGCCAGCGTCGACAAGCCCTTGCAGACATCTGGCGCTGGAAAGAAGATTGCTGAACAGCCTGCTCAGTCGGTTGAGATTTTGGATGCTGACCTTTTGTCCAAATTGAACCGGAAGCAGGTGTTGAGCGATTTGATTAGCGATCCGATCCATCCTGTGCCTGTGTCGAGGCATAGCCCTTCCATGAACCGGTCTGCCAGCTCGGCCTCTAAGTATGGGGTTATAGTTCGTTCTGGGGGGTTCATCGAGGACAAAACTGTTGTGCTATCTCCGGATATTCTTGCCGGTCTAGCCGCTGCTCCCGGTCATGCTGAAGAGCACTGGCAGCCGCAGAATGATGTTCTGAGGGGTGAGTCTATCCTTTTTGACCGTCCTAAAGACGGAGGTACACTGGGCTACCGGTCTCTGCGCCAAGTTGTTACACCCGCCGACGGTATGCCCCAGGAGATTGAGACGCCGGCTGCACAGTTGATGCATGACCTGTACTCG GTGACGCAATCTGCTACCGAGCTTGTGGAGTGCTATCGGAGCTATCAGCGTCGTTTAAAACGATCGCAAGCTGAGAAAGAGAAGCTTCAGACGGACCTTGCTGAATCGGTCAGGACTGAAGGTGACTGCCGGAAGGAGATTGCGAGACTTGAGCTGGATGTTATTGCCGCAGGCAATAGGAAGGCTGAACTAGAGCTTCTTCCAGCCAAGTTGACGGCCGAAGAGCAGAAGACGGCTGAGCTGCAGATCAAGCTGGATGCGGCGCTGCAGGCGGCCTAA